The following coding sequences are from one Rutidosis leptorrhynchoides isolate AG116_Rl617_1_P2 chromosome 11, CSIRO_AGI_Rlap_v1, whole genome shotgun sequence window:
- the LOC139876874 gene encoding uncharacterized protein, translating into MHSHKKDENKKKGSSNDAAMDFEPPSFSLGFTQEFMENDNKQIVASQVTDEYLDVEPVSAIKPTKGNADNGRPVRTKRVAESGCSPFYVRIVDVNEGFNTEENQVLKYIQSGPGMRTDIVFQTREGVESILDTFHSLLPDNWVASPIIDCWSALLNLEEERRGKGARKRLFFHSGMLKDGMIDGSMSQKDCFNLFVANI; encoded by the exons ATGCACAGCCACAAGAAAGATGAAAATAAAAAGAAAGGATCAAGTAATGATGCGGCGATGGATTTTGAGCCGCCAAGTTTTAGTTTAGGTTTTACTCAAGAGTTTATGGAGAATGATAACAAGCAGATAGTGGCTTCGCAAGTAACAGACGAGTATTTAGATGTCGAACCAGTTAGTGCTATAAAACCAACTAAAGGAAATGCAGATAATGGGAGACCTGTTAGAACCAAACGAGTAGCAGAATCTGGGTGTTCACCTTTTTATGTACGAATTGTGGATGTTAACGAAGGATTTAACACTGAGGAAAATCAAGTGTTGAAATATATACAATCCGGGCCTGGAATGAGAAC GGATATTGTGTTTCAAACAAGAGAGGGTGTTGAAAGTATATTGGACACGTTTCACAGCTTGCTTCCAGATAATTGGGTTGCTTCACCAATTATCGATTGCTGGTCTGCTTTACTGAATCTGGAAGAAGAGAGGAGGGGTAAAGGCGCACGCAAAAGATTGTTTTTTCATAGTGGAATGTTG aAAGATGGCATGATTGATGGTTCGATGTCACAAAAGGATTGTTTTAATCTTTTTGTGGCTAATATTTGA